The stretch of DNA GCGACTTCACCTGGATCCAAGCCCTGGGCATCCGCTTCGCTGATCACCGCCTGTACATGGGCGCCCAGAACACCACCAAGTGGAACAACGACGTCGACCGCCTCGAGTTGGCCTTCGACGGAGAATCGATCAACATCGCTGCAGACATCGGGGCAAAGTGGCTTGTGCCTGGCCTGACCATCACGAGGACCACCGTGACCAATGGCGTGAGGGTCCAGCTTAAGGGTGTGTTTGACATCATTGCTAAGGTGGTgcccgtcacggaggaggactcCCGCGTCCACAACTATGGTGTGACAGAGGATGACAGCCTCGCGCATCTGGACATCGGGTTCAAGTTCTATGACCTCACCGACGACGTTCACGGTGTCCTTGGCCAGACCTACCGCTCTGACTATGTCAACAAGCTCAGCGTGAGCGCTAGCATGCCTGTGATGGGTGGTGTGGCCAGCTACATCTCCTCCGACATCTTCTCCACTGACTGCAAGGTCGCCAGGTTCGGACTTAGCGCTGGCATCTCCATGGTCACCAGCACGGCGAACTAAGCCATTTCTCAAGACAAATATCACTCTGATCTAATCGGCCTATACTGATGATGGAGAAATAAAATAATATGCGAGAAATGTAATGTGTAACATCCATTTGTGACAGAAATCAATGACCTTCCCCTGAGAAATGAAATCATCTTTCGTGCTGCAAATTTTAATTGTGCTTTCCTATCCGTGCAGTTTTGTTTGGTGTGATGCGATGTTCAAAATTTGCTCcaggtcttcttcttcttccctatTCTAGTTCTAGTACTGAATAGTAATAATTCAGAGTCGCTCCACCGAGCGATTTAAGTGTCATGCTCATAAGGCAATCACTTCTTAATTAACTTCTTATGACTGTAACTAATAGGTTAGGTAGTAAAGATGAAGTACATTATTTCTAGTGAGTCCATGAATGTAACAAATTGATCCAAAATGTTTGGTATGCCGCTGACGCTGAAGAGACATATTAAGAtgatgacccccccccccccccccccccgcgcgcgctTTAAACATTTGAGaaagcatagacttgaggccacCCCCTTATCTAGCCACTCATTTTTGCATGGCGATTCATGCAAACAGTTTTGTCTTTTTGGTTTCTTCCATATAAAACAACATATtaacttcaaaaattgcagcagAACAAAAAATTCTAACTAGATGGGAGAAAAAAAAACTTTCGGATTTTTCCGTGCATCATAAATACTGAAAATGACATTTTCAATCCGAAAAATCTCATTTCACATATTTATGTTGGACCAAAAAAATCTGAAAGTTTTTCCTATATTGTAGTTAGAATGTTTTGGTGTCTTGCAAAGTTTGAAGTTCATATGTTGTCTTATTTGAaggaaacaaaaaagaaaaaatttAATGTAATAAGTTAGTTGTATAGCATGGATTTCAAAACAAAAAAGAGAACCCAATGTCCAGCCCGCCTGGACATCGGACCCTATTCGCGTACAACAAAGAAGAGAGAGTGTGCCTGTGTTGCGCAGGTTGTCTCGATGGGGGGTTGACCTTGAGCTCTTCATTGCAGACATGCAGCCAACCGGAGGCCATCGACGGTCGGCCGGCAACCTTTGGCCGGCGAAGGAGGTTGCAACTAGCTCTGGTCAAGTTGACTTACAAACACACAACATGTGCTGTGCTAGCTGCATTTGTAAAAAAAGAACTAGCAGTTCAGGAAAGTCGCAAGTTAACGTAGCTCGGCCGCGAGAGAGCTATGGACGTTTGTTTCGCCATGAATCCACATGACCTGGAAAGATATAGCTCAGTCGTCTTAGAGACTTAGACGATAAAAAAGGGGGCACAGTGAGACGTACGTACGAGACCTAGCTACTTTATGTAGGATTGTAGCCGGGTCAACGCGTATGTCTGGTCACTGGTAAAAAaggggcctatagtcccggttcgtaagggtctttagtcccggttcctgaaccgggactaaagtgtcggtactaatgccccgatcctttagtcccggttcaatccagaaccaggattgatgggcctccacgtgggcagtgcgcagagcccaggcaggagaccatttggtcccggttggtggcaccaaccgggaccaataggcatccacgcgtcagcatttctgtggctggggtttctGGTTTTTTTAAagggaggggggtttgggggttttggggggttaatttaggtgtttcatatattgtgttagctagctataattaatagagagaagtgtcctctcttacgtccgtgcttggtcgacgctacgtactatacatacgtatagagaggagtagacacgctagttagctagtaagcaaacgaaggaaacagaagatcgtcatgaacatatatgcatacagaaagaagtgatatcgaccacctctccttctccgagagattggtcgaacaacaagttctcgtatatctatccgacactaccggctacatatatacaataattatctcttacaaatataatcatacggactcatggtccacatagtattctccgtcttcaccgatcacttggtcaagaaagaatgccgccaattcctcttgaattgctcgcatgcgagctggtgctaggagttcatcccgcttccgaaacatctaatttgaagaagggggtcaatacatatatgtatgaatgaatgaaactgaatacaaatgatggtaataaaataaaattgtgaatgttgttatttacgtacttcatattgtttgttagagtacccgccccgctcacaggtcgtgtggcggatggactcgcagatgtagtatccacagaaatcattcccttgttcctgccacaaccactttacaagaaatagaggtcaatcaaactgataagcaagaatgctaaatggtattgatgaaactagcgcttgaatcactaggagatgcgcggaacatgctactatagtacatactttcgggtgtctaaattccagctccttcggcagtcccggaactgttttggtcaattttctccaaaccctgccggacaaagaaaacaattacttgatatcaggaaatgaacaaagttgctgatatggtggataatgatcgatttaacttacttcttgaggatttcagtcatgtccgcatactcctggggatcttttcgtttagagtccaagacggttactactccctgctcaagcctaatctctaggagaatatagtggaaactgcacacgcatgcataactcatcaattacattactataatctggactaatatataagggaaaccgaatatgcacaagacagtaacactcactcgaagttgtaaggaaagagtattatatctttgttttcattttttttgaatgatcgtagcaagttggccttggtatccgcggcatgaaatttaacctgagttgcatctatgagatatgtgttaatgaacccatatcaccgatttgtcttttcttcaattcggcaatcttcattctgcataatatagtgaggataattataaatacatgcaatcactagtagaaaacagggctatggtcacggggcaatattcacattagtcccggttcagtcacgaaccgggactaatatgagcattggtcccggttcgtgcggctaaggcattagtcccagttcactcgggccctttagtcccagtttaagacatgaaccgggactaaggGTGCGatgacctttagtcccggttcgtgccacgaaccggtactaaaggtcccattttcaaacactccccccccccccccagtggatcgccttttcagttttaaaaaaaataaaagaaaatgatggaaatgtcaaaagaatagaagaaaataagtttcccatgtgatatgtggtctagttgttgggaaaatttgcaaatgtgaattttgaatttatttgcaaaatctctctcaaatttgtaaaaatgggcacaacttttgcatactaactcggatgaaaaagttttttatatgaaaaatcatctactcgaaaagttacatccgaatttaatggggaaaccccgttaaacattttcaaaatcctcaaaaacctaatagaaaaatagttacggggcttttaagatctagagtgaaaaaaatcgaaaaaaattcaaacagtgggcaaactgtggtcaaacaatggtcaaactaattattctagaatattagtgttactaaataattatttcaattatttcaattttggtcaaatctggtcaaactgtggtcaaacaatggtcaaactaattattcaagaaatattagtgttactaaataattattgttttttaaaacaatagtttcaaaataaaactatgaaatgtgtcacttcatgctcaagcaaaatcctgaaggttaataggattgccatcttagtattgtcaggaaaacaacaagtgcagactcggagcgagggagaatagaacctggaagttaagcgtgctcaagctgggggagtgggaggatgggtgaccgttcgggaagttagatgatttggaatgatgagggctgattagaggataaattgagaagtgatgaggggtggtgattacagactagaggttaaaataattcagaattttgaaaataaaaaaaattcaaaaaaaatttcaaaaaaaatcataaaatttcctttagtcccggttggtgttccacgtggactaaaggtggagctccacgcggccgcgccctttagtcccggttctggattgaaccgggactaaagggagaggcattagtaccgacattttagtcccggttccaaaaccgggactaaaaggcccttatgaaccgggactgaaggccctttttctacctgtgaatgaaagagatgagctatatagagagacttaatgacagaagtagtagtacttacagacagtagcaggtgatcgttgttttatcgagggccaattgattgaaaaacttatagaactcctcaaatggaataggcaacagttcaattccaacgaggtcatgctccggtttaactctcgcatacaaagtactcctccccccagactctctgcagattttcaagtaccaatcatgtaatcttcgcatcatcgttgttaaagatttttcatctttgacgagaggcttcccgtactcgtatctgtgtatctgcacctccatggtaTCATAATGTACATTGTCGGGCAGGTAATCATCAACATtgccataaccgggcaccatcctcggatcgacgatgtcggtaggcaccttgaggggggggggcacgattgcttcgcttgttcgccgagctgggcaatttgtttcccagctgctcgtcgttctttcagcctttgatcactgactgtacttcccgaccgctccgcttcggcccatgtctttgcaataatgcgctcatagttgcctttcggcggagacttgggtggttttgccagggcagccagaatgcgcttcactttcaccggatctaccttctcctccggaggtggatgtctctttgctttcaatccttgaaaccagtcatccacttcggttcgcgcgatcttcgcgttctcctccggggtcctctcgtatggtaacttctctggagtcttcggagaaggaccaaatctgtatgtcctcccacctctggttgtactgctagacgccgaccgagcagacggagcggttgtcttctttacttgcttaagaggcggaggagaaggactacgacgcgccggagcagctggagcggcggcaggtctcttccccccttgctgacgaggcgaagaagtaggaggctggctgctcgggcgcgtcagcgcaggcggagaaggaggcggagtgccgccacgcgccggagaaggagccggccgagagccctgatcgtcactcgccggaggaggaggcggtggaggaggcggagtgccctgacttgccggaggaggaggaggaggcggaggcgtccagttcggaaggttgatgagctccttctgccataggcatggagtcttcagagcagaccgcagccgagtctccccttcaccggtagggtggtcaagctggaggtcctcaaatccctccgttattttatccaccatcaccctagcatatccttctggaatcggccggcagtgaaaagttgcgccgggttcagtaggataaacagagccaacagctgccttgaccttcaaattcatccattgcgttataaggtggcaattttgagactccattatagcatccacgggatagctggcaggagccgtcaaggcatgctccggctgaagcagctcggtggaagccacgctgcttctgcgctgagatggcggggtagcttcgggggaagcttcggcagtacatttgctgcgatttgcttctcgttcctctatcgcgtctacccttgcttgcagcgcctacatttgggtctgctgcacttttttcctcctctcatgggatttgtaaccgcctgcgtccggaaacccaaccttccacggaatggagcctggcgtgcctcgtgtccgtccagggtgctcagaattcccgagggccattgtgagctcgtcgttctctctgtctggaaagaacttcCCTTGCTGCGGTTGCTTcaatatactgcttaagcttactgactggtatgtccatttgttcgttcgtccaaatgcacttccctgtttcagggtccaaggttccgccagccccgaagaaccaagtccggcaacggtctggccagctaattgtctctggttcgatccctttagcaaccagatcattctcagtcttggcccacttaggcagggctacgaggtagccacctgaccccgtgcgatggtgaagcatcttcttcgcagcattttgcttgtttgtcgccgacatcttcttactcttttccgatgtattgtgggccacaaatgcgggccagtgatctctgatcttctcatatctgcccttgaattctggtgtctcttttttatcgacaaacctattcagctctttcttccacctcttGAATAgatctgccatcctcttaagagcaaaagacttgattaattgctctttaactggcttctccggatcatcctctgggggtagggtgaaatttgacttcagctcagtccaaagatcatttttctgcatatcattgacataagacacctcggggtcttctgtagccggcttaaaccattgctggatgcttatcgggatcttgttcctaaccagaaccccgcactgagcaacaaatgcgctctttgtccggaggggttcaatcggttggccgtcgggcgcgattgctatgatctctaacttttcatccgagctcaactttttcttcgggcctcgtctctttaccgaagttgtgctcgatccggagggctagaaaaaagaacaaacacttaattaatatgtgtacataccaaaacaatgaatgcatcaatcaactagtcagcacaggcttaactaatatatatacctggccggactcggttcggtcaccggagccatcatcacggtctccttcttgcaccggcattgggtcaccggagccgtcctcatgttcttcttcttgcaccggcattaggtcaccgtagccagcttgttcaccctctccttccagaccatcggtgtcgttgagaaacaacgagacgacatcacttccttctgcgattatgtccctcaacaacacttcttttgcttcgtctcgggcggtgtccatagtttctacaaatatttacaacatggcaattattattcaaacatgacagatggatatattaatgccaaacgtagaactagctacctaatcatagcaagctatcgggagggggtatatatcgacaacgacgacactacatctatgtccctcgacgaccctcgttcccgataaaaaagaggaagaagaagaaaaaaagaggagaagaaagaatagaggagaagaactcctctattctttcttctcctctttttttcttcttcctcttctttttttatcctcttcttcctctcatgttcgagaggatcgccgaggggtcgggaggttgcgtagtgtcaaaggattcaacaaaaccatgtcttcatcattaggcgaaagtaacatgtgcatgatggtacgaagctcttcaaagttgttctggaacggagtcccagataggataattcgttttttggtacaaagttcagcaagagccttccgaatatcgctatttggaaggcctttgctgaattcgtaccaaaaggcggattattctatccgggactccattccagaaaaactttgcagaacttcgtaccaacat from Triticum urartu cultivar G1812 chromosome 3, Tu2.1, whole genome shotgun sequence encodes:
- the LOC125549514 gene encoding uncharacterized protein LOC125549514, producing the protein MARAFPMGVVAAAVVLVVLFTTVSSAAAQPRPPLPMNSRMITPGRFGKRAQVLSCDDTKDGNSPCVATCDKRCSNECVVMCPGCKTYCLCDFYPGVSCGDPRFTGADGNNFYFHGKKDQDFCVISDVDLHINAHFIGKRNPSMSRDFTWIQALGIRFADHRLYMGAQNTTKWNNDVDRLELAFDGESINIAADIGAKWLVPGLTITRTTVTNGVRVQLKGVFDIIAKVVPVTEEDSRVHNYGVTEDDSLAHLDIGFKFYDLTDDVHGVLGQTYRSDYVNKLSVSASMPVMGGVASYISSDIFSTDCKVARFGLSAGISMVTSTAN